The following are encoded in a window of Paraburkholderia sp. HP33-1 genomic DNA:
- a CDS encoding IS256 family transposase yields the protein MPRKPKAPPADLPTIPAELLEQFGNGPMTADAINTATLALKKALIERALGAELNHHLGYPSGAARPAAVTNQRNGTGAKTVLTEDGPIRIEVPRDRHGSFEPLLIPKHERRFTGFDDKIIAMYARGMTVREIQGFVLEQYGTEVSPEFISSVTDEVMSEVTAWQARPLDPMYPVVFFDALRVKIREDAVVRNKAVYLALGILPDGTRDILGLWIENTEGAKFWMKVFNDLKTRGVNDILIAVTDGLKGMPEALAAVFPATTLQTCIVHLIRNSLDYASWKDRKSLAAAIRPIYTAPSAEAAQAELDAFAQGPWGQKFPPVSAAWRNAWDRVIPFFAFPPAVRKVIYTTNAIENINSQLRKIIKTRGHFPSDDAATKLIWLALRNITADWGRAAQDWKTAMNQFAILYADRFVRPSV from the coding sequence ATGCCTCGCAAACCGAAAGCCCCGCCGGCAGACCTGCCGACGATTCCCGCCGAACTGCTTGAGCAGTTCGGCAATGGCCCGATGACGGCCGATGCCATCAATACCGCGACGCTGGCCCTCAAGAAGGCCTTGATCGAGCGGGCGCTGGGCGCCGAGTTGAACCACCATCTGGGCTATCCGTCTGGCGCTGCCAGGCCTGCCGCCGTCACCAACCAGCGCAACGGCACGGGTGCCAAAACGGTCCTGACTGAAGACGGCCCGATCCGCATCGAGGTGCCTCGCGATCGCCACGGCAGCTTCGAACCGCTGTTGATTCCCAAACACGAACGACGCTTTACGGGCTTCGACGACAAGATCATCGCCATGTATGCGCGGGGCATGACCGTACGCGAGATTCAGGGCTTCGTGCTGGAACAATACGGCACCGAGGTGTCGCCCGAGTTCATCAGCTCGGTGACCGACGAGGTGATGAGCGAAGTCACCGCCTGGCAGGCCCGGCCGCTTGACCCGATGTACCCGGTCGTGTTCTTCGATGCGTTGCGCGTCAAGATCCGTGAAGACGCCGTCGTGCGCAACAAGGCCGTCTATCTGGCGCTGGGCATTCTGCCCGACGGCACACGCGACATCCTGGGTCTGTGGATCGAGAACACCGAGGGCGCCAAGTTCTGGATGAAGGTGTTCAACGATCTCAAGACTCGCGGCGTCAACGACATCCTGATCGCCGTGACCGACGGCCTTAAGGGCATGCCCGAAGCGCTGGCAGCCGTGTTTCCGGCCACGACGCTGCAAACCTGCATCGTCCATCTGATCCGCAACAGCCTGGATTACGCAAGCTGGAAAGACCGCAAATCGCTGGCCGCCGCGATTCGCCCGATCTATACCGCTCCAAGCGCGGAAGCGGCTCAGGCCGAACTGGATGCATTTGCCCAAGGGCCATGGGGTCAGAAATTTCCGCCTGTCAGTGCCGCGTGGCGCAACGCCTGGGATCGCGTAATTCCGTTCTTTGCGTTTCCACCGGCCGTACGCAAGGTGATTTACACAACGAACGCCATCGAGAACATCAACTCCCAGTTACGCAAGATCATCAAGACCCGGGGACACTTCCCGAGCGACGATGCGGCAACGAAACTCATCTGGCTGGCGCTGCGCAACATCACCGCCGATTGGGGCCGTGCCGCTCAGGACTGGAAGACAGCCATGAACCAATTCGCTATCCTTTACGCCGATCGATTCGTTCGGCCATCCGTGTGA
- a CDS encoding AraC family transcriptional regulator encodes MNESDHRARYEIRLARVLDHIYDHLDEPLDIGRLAEIACLSPYHWHRIYQAMYGETVATTVRRLRLHRAAGFLANSSMPIAEIAERSGYSSLQSFSRTFRAVFGVPPAQYRRQGTHCRFRPALSGDGQMASVREVEIRYVEPMEILSVDHVGPYMQIGKAFDALFTWLGKHNLLAGQLRMIGVYFDDPGVVEEQDLRSKAGVLLPGPVMAEVASAVAMGGEVSVTRIRGGEYAVLRHVGPYSDMRAAYEWLYGTWLVQSGREAADAPVFEEYLNSPKETAPAELVTEICLPLG; translated from the coding sequence ATGAACGAATCAGACCATCGCGCTCGATACGAAATACGGCTCGCGCGCGTGCTCGACCATATCTACGATCACCTCGACGAACCGCTCGATATCGGACGGCTCGCGGAAATTGCGTGTCTGTCGCCGTATCACTGGCACCGGATCTATCAGGCGATGTACGGCGAGACGGTCGCGACGACGGTGCGGCGTTTACGGCTGCATCGCGCAGCGGGTTTTCTCGCGAACAGTTCGATGCCGATTGCCGAGATCGCCGAGCGCTCGGGCTATAGCAGTTTGCAGTCTTTCTCGCGGACGTTTCGTGCGGTGTTTGGTGTGCCGCCGGCGCAGTATCGCAGGCAAGGCACGCATTGCCGGTTCCGGCCGGCGCTTTCAGGAGACGGGCAGATGGCTTCGGTGCGTGAGGTGGAGATTCGTTATGTGGAGCCGATGGAGATTTTGTCGGTCGATCATGTCGGGCCTTATATGCAGATCGGCAAGGCTTTTGATGCTTTGTTTACCTGGCTCGGGAAACACAATCTGCTGGCGGGACAACTGCGGATGATTGGGGTTTACTTCGATGATCCGGGGGTGGTTGAGGAGCAGGATTTGCGGTCGAAGGCGGGGGTGTTGTTGCCGGGGCCTGTGATGGCTGAAGTGGCTTCGGCTGTTGCGATGGGTGGGGAGGTTTCTGTCACGCGTATACGCGGTGGTGAATATGCGGTGTTGCGGCATGTTGGGCCATATAGCGATATGCGGGCGGCTTATGAGTGGTTGTATGGGACCTGGCTCGTGCAGTCCGGGAGAGAGGCGGCCGATGCGCCGGTGTTTGAGGAGTATTTGAATAGTCCTAAGGAGACTGCGCCTGCGGAGCTGGTTACGGAGATCTGTTTGCCGTTGGGGTGA
- a CDS encoding ethanolamine ammonia-lyase subunit EutB, producing MSYTESIGSRTYRFADLKTLLAKASPQRSGDQLAGIAAASEEERVAAKMALAQVPLRTFLSEPLIPYETDEVTRLIVDDHSPEAFAEISHLTVGDFRNWLLSTTTDTDALTRITEGLTPEMVAAVSKLMRNQDLIATARKRPVITRFRNTVGLPGRMSVRLQPNHPTDDVKGIAASMLDGLMYGCGDALIGINPASDNLAAITKLLLMIDEFRQRYDVPTQSCVLTHVTSTIAAIEKGAPVDLVFQSIAGTEKANASFGISLALLQEAYEAGLSLQRGTVGSNLMYFETGQGSALSADAHFGVDQQTCEARAYAVARKFKPFLVNTVVGFIGPEYLYDGKQITRAGLEDHFCGKLLGVPMGCDICYTNHAEADQDDMDNLLTLLGVAGINFIMGVPGADDVMLNYQSTSFHDALYVRDVLGLRRAPEFEAWLESMQIIDARGALIGATARQPLLESARDWMGIV from the coding sequence ATGAGTTACACCGAGTCGATCGGCAGTCGCACGTACCGCTTCGCCGACCTGAAGACCCTGCTCGCGAAAGCGAGCCCGCAACGCTCGGGCGACCAGCTCGCGGGCATCGCGGCAGCGAGCGAAGAAGAGCGGGTCGCCGCCAAAATGGCGCTGGCACAGGTGCCACTGCGCACATTTCTGAGCGAACCGCTGATCCCGTACGAAACCGACGAAGTCACGCGCCTGATCGTCGACGATCACTCGCCGGAAGCCTTCGCCGAAATCTCCCATCTGACGGTAGGCGACTTCCGCAACTGGCTGCTCAGCACCACAACCGACACCGACGCACTCACCCGCATCACCGAGGGTCTCACACCAGAAATGGTCGCCGCAGTCTCAAAGCTGATGCGCAACCAGGATTTGATCGCCACCGCGCGTAAACGCCCGGTCATCACACGCTTTCGTAACACGGTCGGTTTACCTGGCCGCATGTCCGTACGTCTGCAACCAAACCACCCAACCGACGACGTCAAAGGCATCGCCGCCTCGATGCTCGACGGCCTGATGTACGGGTGCGGCGACGCCCTTATCGGCATCAATCCCGCGAGCGACAATCTCGCCGCGATCACGAAGCTGCTGCTGATGATCGACGAATTCCGTCAGCGCTATGACGTGCCGACGCAATCGTGCGTGCTCACGCACGTGACGAGCACGATCGCCGCGATCGAAAAAGGCGCGCCGGTCGATCTCGTGTTCCAGTCGATAGCGGGCACCGAGAAAGCGAACGCGAGCTTCGGCATTTCGCTCGCGCTGCTGCAGGAAGCGTACGAGGCGGGGCTGTCGCTGCAACGTGGCACCGTCGGTAGCAATCTGATGTACTTCGAAACGGGGCAGGGCAGCGCGTTGTCGGCGGATGCGCATTTCGGCGTCGATCAACAGACCTGCGAGGCGCGCGCGTATGCGGTCGCGCGCAAGTTCAAGCCGTTTCTGGTGAACACGGTGGTCGGTTTCATCGGCCCAGAGTATCTGTACGACGGCAAGCAGATCACACGCGCGGGTCTCGAAGATCACTTCTGCGGCAAGCTGCTTGGCGTGCCGATGGGTTGCGACATCTGCTACACGAACCACGCCGAAGCGGATCAGGACGACATGGACAATCTGCTGACGCTGCTCGGCGTCGCGGGCATCAACTTCATCATGGGCGTGCCGGGCGCGGACGACGTGATGCTCAACTACCAGAGCACGTCGTTTCACGACGCACTGTACGTGCGCGACGTGCTCGGTTTACGGCGTGCGCCTGAATTCGAGGCATGGCTGGAGTCGATGCAGATCATCGACGCACGCGGCGCATTGATCGGTGCGACAGCACGGCAACCGCTGCTCGAAAGCGCGCGCGACTGGATGGGTATCGTATGA
- the eutC gene encoding ethanolamine ammonia-lyase subunit EutC translates to MSENDALDKDPWNVLRRFTQARIALGRAGNSLPTAPLLAFNLAHAQARDAVHHPLDADALHAQLHAQGFNTLDVHSAAPDREHYLRRPDLGRRLSEESRAALAQLPTQSSDVLFVIGDGLSAFAASKQAVPLLQAMHPKLADWTIGPVVIARQARVALGDEIGELLDAKIVVMLIGERPGLSSPDSLGIYITYAPKTGCSDAQRNCISNVRPEGLDYEQAAHKLHYLLMQARKLRLTGVGLKDDSDELLASAPINPAVSDDSA, encoded by the coding sequence ATGAGCGAGAACGACGCACTCGACAAGGATCCGTGGAACGTACTGCGCCGGTTTACGCAGGCGCGCATCGCGTTGGGCCGCGCGGGCAACAGCTTGCCGACCGCACCGTTGCTCGCGTTCAATCTCGCGCATGCGCAGGCGCGCGACGCCGTGCATCATCCGCTCGATGCCGACGCGCTTCACGCACAATTGCACGCGCAAGGTTTCAACACGCTCGACGTGCATAGCGCCGCGCCGGATCGCGAGCATTATTTGAGGCGTCCCGATCTTGGGCGGCGGCTGTCGGAAGAGAGTCGCGCGGCGCTTGCGCAACTGCCGACACAATCAAGCGATGTGCTGTTCGTGATCGGCGATGGTCTATCGGCGTTCGCCGCATCGAAGCAGGCCGTACCACTGTTGCAGGCCATGCATCCGAAGCTCGCGGACTGGACCATCGGCCCAGTAGTGATCGCGCGTCAGGCCCGCGTCGCACTCGGCGACGAGATTGGCGAATTGCTCGACGCGAAGATCGTCGTGATGCTCATCGGAGAGCGGCCAGGTTTGAGTTCGCCGGATAGCCTCGGCATCTACATCACGTATGCGCCGAAAACCGGTTGCAGCGACGCACAGCGCAACTGCATTTCGAACGTGCGGCCCGAAGGACTCGACTATGAGCAGGCCGCACACAAGCTGCACTACCTGCTCATGCAGGCGAGGAAGCTGAGACTGACAGGTGTGGGTTTGAAAGACGATAGCGATGAGCTGCTGGCGAGCGCACCGATAAACCCTGCCGTAAGTGATGATTCAGCGTAG
- a CDS encoding heavy metal translocating P-type ATPase, giving the protein MPETSRFAADRPELEEARTQGACGEVDARHDHDHGRGTGGACGHSHGHEGHDHHGGHEHDHDRGHARDHADGACCAPAAFAPPPLRLPASEAVGDDLRTAIRILQMDCPTEEALIRKKLGHIPAVRSMDFNLMQRVLTVVHAPDALETVLAALRSLDFTPELASDASDATTIAAVAAVHKPWWPLIVAGVIAAASEAAGWLGAPGWVVAGLAIVAIASCGLTTYRKGWVALRNGNLNINALMSIAVTGAALLGQWPEAAMVMVLFTIAELIEARSLDRARNAIEGLMRLTPAEASVQQPDGAWRPVHVDAIAPGALVRVKPGERIALDGEIVAGRSSVDQAPITGESLPVDKATGDAVFAGTINQAGSFDYRVTAAAGNTTLARIIHAVEEAQGTKAPTQRFVDEFARVYTPIVFAIALAVALVPPLLFGGAWHAWVYKALVLLVIACPCALVISTPVTIVSGLAAAARKGILIKGGVYLEQGRKLSRLALDKTGTITHGKPVQTEFEVVGDEADALGYRTLAASLAGRSDHPVSMAIAAAANDDGVEHLHVDAFEAITGRGVRGDIDGIAYWLGNHRLIEELGRCSPQLEARLDALEEQGKTVVMLANAQRVLALFAVADTVKETSRAAVAELRRLGVGTAMLTGDNRHTAEAIAHQVGVDEARGDQLPEDKLDAVAQWSADGATVGMVGDGINDAPALARADIGFAMGAMGTDTAIETADVALMDDDLRKIPAFIRLSKATYAVLVQNIALALGIKSVFLVLTLMGFGTMWMAVFADVGASLLVVGNGLRLLRK; this is encoded by the coding sequence ATGCCTGAAACCAGCCGTTTTGCCGCCGATCGTCCAGAACTGGAAGAAGCCCGTACGCAAGGGGCTTGCGGGGAGGTTGATGCGCGGCACGACCATGATCACGGCAGGGGTACGGGTGGGGCGTGCGGGCATTCGCATGGCCATGAAGGGCACGATCATCACGGCGGCCACGAGCATGACCACGATCGCGGCCATGCCCGCGATCACGCCGACGGCGCCTGTTGCGCCCCCGCCGCGTTCGCGCCGCCCCCGCTGCGCCTGCCGGCCTCCGAGGCCGTAGGCGACGATTTGCGCACCGCGATCCGCATCCTGCAGATGGACTGCCCGACCGAGGAAGCGCTGATCCGCAAGAAACTCGGTCACATACCTGCCGTACGCAGCATGGATTTCAACCTGATGCAGCGCGTGCTGACCGTCGTCCACGCGCCCGATGCGCTCGAAACGGTCCTCGCCGCACTGCGCTCGCTCGACTTCACGCCCGAACTGGCAAGCGATGCCAGCGATGCCACGACCATCGCGGCCGTTGCCGCCGTACACAAGCCCTGGTGGCCCCTGATCGTCGCCGGCGTCATCGCCGCGGCCTCAGAGGCCGCTGGCTGGCTCGGCGCGCCCGGCTGGGTGGTGGCGGGTCTTGCAATCGTCGCGATCGCCTCCTGTGGCCTTACGACCTATCGCAAGGGCTGGGTCGCGCTGCGCAACGGCAACCTGAACATCAACGCGCTGATGAGCATCGCCGTGACCGGTGCGGCGCTGCTCGGCCAGTGGCCCGAAGCCGCGATGGTGATGGTGCTGTTCACGATCGCCGAACTGATCGAGGCGCGCTCGCTCGACCGCGCGCGCAACGCGATCGAAGGACTCATGCGGCTCACCCCCGCCGAGGCTAGCGTGCAGCAACCCGACGGCGCATGGCGGCCGGTGCACGTCGACGCGATCGCGCCCGGCGCGCTGGTGCGCGTAAAGCCCGGCGAGCGGATCGCACTCGACGGCGAGATCGTCGCGGGCCGCTCGAGCGTCGATCAGGCGCCGATCACCGGCGAGAGCCTACCCGTCGACAAAGCGACCGGCGACGCCGTGTTCGCCGGCACGATCAACCAGGCGGGCTCGTTCGACTATCGCGTAACGGCCGCGGCTGGCAACACGACGCTCGCGCGCATCATCCACGCGGTCGAGGAGGCGCAAGGCACGAAGGCGCCGACGCAGCGCTTCGTCGATGAATTCGCACGCGTTTACACGCCGATCGTGTTTGCGATCGCGCTCGCCGTCGCTCTGGTTCCACCGCTGCTGTTCGGTGGAGCGTGGCACGCGTGGGTGTACAAGGCGCTGGTGCTGCTCGTGATCGCGTGTCCGTGCGCACTCGTCATTTCGACGCCGGTGACGATCGTCAGTGGGCTCGCGGCCGCGGCGCGTAAGGGGATTCTGATCAAGGGCGGTGTTTACCTCGAACAGGGTCGCAAGCTGAGCCGGCTCGCGCTTGATAAGACTGGGACGATTACGCATGGCAAGCCGGTGCAGACGGAGTTTGAGGTGGTCGGTGACGAGGCCGACGCCCTTGGCTACCGCACGCTCGCCGCGAGCCTCGCGGGCCGCTCCGATCATCCTGTTTCGATGGCGATTGCCGCTGCCGCAAATGACGACGGCGTCGAGCACCTGCACGTCGACGCGTTCGAAGCGATCACCGGACGCGGCGTGCGCGGCGACATTGATGGCATCGCGTACTGGCTCGGCAATCATCGCTTGATCGAAGAGCTGGGCCGCTGCTCGCCGCAACTCGAAGCGCGCCTCGATGCGCTCGAAGAGCAGGGCAAAACCGTCGTCATGCTCGCCAACGCGCAGCGCGTGCTCGCGCTGTTCGCGGTCGCCGATACCGTGAAGGAGACGAGCCGAGCCGCCGTCGCCGAACTGCGGCGGCTCGGCGTCGGCACCGCGATGCTGACCGGCGACAACCGCCACACCGCCGAGGCGATCGCACATCAGGTCGGCGTCGATGAAGCGCGCGGCGATCAGTTGCCCGAGGACAAGCTCGATGCGGTCGCGCAATGGTCGGCCGATGGCGCGACCGTCGGCATGGTCGGCGACGGCATCAACGACGCGCCCGCGCTCGCACGCGCCGACATCGGCTTCGCGATGGGCGCGATGGGCACCGACACCGCGATCGAAACCGCCGACGTCGCATTGATGGATGACGATCTGCGCAAGATTCCGGCGTTTATCCGCTTGTCGAAAGCGACGTACGCGGTGCTGGTGCAGAACATCGCGCTGGCGCTCGGCATCAAGAGCGTGTTTCTCGTGCTGACATTGATGGGCTTCGGCACGATGTGGATGGCGGTGTTTGCCGACGTCGGCGCAAGTCTGCTGGTGGTGGGCAATGGGTTGAGGTTGCTGCGGAAATGA
- the cadR gene encoding Cd(II)/Pb(II)-responsive transcriptional regulator: protein MKIGELAKIAHCTTETIRFYEKERLLPEAERTEANYRSYTAKHVERLRFIRNCRALDMTHDEIRALLRLTDAPANGCGGMHTLVDEHIAHVDTRIEELQQLKAQLTTLRDQCHGEHPVEDCGIVHGLTDMDVAVPRPRHTHLG from the coding sequence ATGAAAATCGGCGAACTGGCGAAAATCGCCCATTGCACGACGGAAACCATCCGTTTCTACGAAAAAGAGCGCCTGCTGCCCGAGGCGGAGCGCACCGAAGCCAATTACCGCAGTTACACGGCGAAGCACGTCGAACGCTTGCGTTTCATCCGCAATTGCCGCGCGCTCGACATGACCCACGACGAAATCCGCGCGTTGCTGCGTCTGACCGACGCGCCGGCGAACGGCTGCGGCGGCATGCATACGCTGGTCGACGAGCACATCGCGCACGTCGACACGCGGATCGAAGAGCTGCAGCAGCTGAAAGCGCAGCTGACGACGCTGCGCGACCAATGCCACGGCGAGCATCCGGTCGAAGACTGCGGCATCGTGCACGGCCTGACCGACATGGATGTGGCCGTGCCGCGTCCGCGGCATACGCATCTCGGCTGA
- the dbpA gene encoding ATP-dependent RNA helicase DbpA, translated as MNSPTSAGAAFSELPLPPATLANLTQLGYVEMTPIQAASLPIALAGQDLIAQAKTGSGKTAAFSLALLARLDARKFDTQAMVLCPTRELADQVTQEIRRLARAEENIKVLTLCGGTPMRPQTASLEHGAHVVVGTPGRIMDHLERGSLALQSLNTLVLDEADRMLDMGFFDDIAKVARQCPKERQTLLFSATYPEGIVKLSQQFLRNPKEIKLAERHDDSKIRQRFYEVAEDERLHAVGLLLNHYRPVSTIAFCNTKQQCRDLLDVLRAQGFHALALHGELDQRERDQVLIQFANRSCSVLVATDVAARGLDIAQLEAVINVDVTPDPEVHTHRIGRTGRADQEGWALSLASMDEMGRVGGIEQAHKRDVEWHKLAELKAASNDPLLPPMETLQILGGRKDKIRPGDVLGALTGDAGFAGSQIGKINVTDMSTYVAVERSIAREAVRRLSAGKLKGRKVKVRLMDEA; from the coding sequence ATGAACAGTCCCACCTCCGCCGGCGCCGCATTTAGCGAGCTGCCGCTGCCGCCCGCGACACTCGCGAACCTGACGCAGCTCGGCTACGTCGAGATGACACCGATCCAGGCCGCGAGCCTGCCGATTGCGCTTGCCGGTCAAGATCTGATCGCCCAGGCGAAAACCGGCAGCGGCAAGACCGCGGCGTTTTCGCTGGCGCTGCTCGCACGCCTTGACGCGCGCAAGTTCGACACCCAGGCAATGGTCCTGTGTCCGACGCGCGAACTCGCCGATCAGGTCACCCAGGAAATCCGCCGCCTCGCGCGCGCGGAAGAAAACATCAAGGTGCTGACCTTGTGCGGCGGCACGCCGATGCGTCCGCAAACGGCGAGCCTCGAACACGGCGCGCACGTCGTGGTCGGCACGCCAGGCCGCATCATGGATCACCTCGAACGCGGCAGCCTCGCGCTGCAATCGCTGAACACGCTCGTGCTCGACGAAGCCGACCGCATGCTGGACATGGGTTTCTTCGACGACATCGCGAAAGTCGCAAGGCAATGCCCGAAAGAGCGCCAAACGCTGCTGTTTTCGGCGACGTATCCTGAAGGCATCGTGAAGCTGAGCCAGCAGTTCCTGCGCAATCCGAAGGAAATCAAGCTCGCCGAGCGGCACGACGACAGCAAGATCCGTCAGCGCTTCTACGAAGTGGCCGAAGACGAGCGTCTGCACGCGGTCGGTCTGCTGCTGAATCACTATCGTCCGGTCAGCACGATCGCGTTCTGTAACACCAAGCAGCAGTGCCGCGATCTGCTCGACGTGCTGCGCGCGCAGGGCTTTCATGCGCTGGCGCTGCATGGCGAGCTCGATCAGCGCGAGCGCGATCAGGTGCTGATCCAGTTCGCGAACCGCAGTTGCTCGGTGCTCGTCGCGACCGACGTCGCCGCGCGCGGTCTCGACATCGCTCAACTCGAAGCCGTGATCAACGTCGACGTGACACCGGACCCGGAAGTGCACACGCACCGCATCGGCCGCACGGGCCGTGCCGATCAGGAAGGCTGGGCGCTGAGTCTCGCGAGCATGGATGAGATGGGGCGCGTCGGCGGCATCGAGCAGGCGCACAAGCGCGACGTCGAATGGCACAAGCTGGCCGAGCTGAAGGCGGCCAGTAACGACCCGCTGCTGCCACCGATGGAAACGCTGCAGATTCTCGGCGGTCGCAAGGACAAGATCCGTCCCGGCGACGTGCTCGGCGCGCTGACCGGCGACGCCGGTTTCGCGGGCTCGCAGATCGGCAAGATCAACGTGACCGACATGTCGACCTATGTCGCGGTGGAGCGCAGCATCGCGCGCGAGGCTGTACGCCGGCTCAGCGCGGGCAAGCTGAAGGGCCGCAAGGTCAAGGTCCGTTTGATGGACGAAGCCTGA
- a CDS encoding pyridoxal phosphate-dependent aminotransferase, translating into MQSATQARSKLPDVGTTIFTVIGQLAAQHDALNLSQGAPNFAPDPKLVEGVAQAMRAGHNQYAPMAGIGALREALADKVETLYGVRYDPASEVTVLASASEGLYSTISALVHPGDEVIYFEPSFDSYGPIVRLQGATPVAIKLSLDHFRVNWDEVAAAITPKTRMIIVNTPHNPTATIFGDADIERLKAITRNTDIVILSDEVYEHVVFDGAKHQSMACHRELAERSVIVSSFGKSYHVTGWRVGYCLAPAALMDEIRKVHQFMVFSADTPMQHAFVDALANRDSYLGLSDFYQKKRDLLAYALRESRFELLPSEGSFFMLARFRGFSDESDSDFVLRLIRDARVATIPLSAFYTDGTDSGLIRLSFSKDDATLIEGARRLCEI; encoded by the coding sequence ATGCAGAGCGCCACGCAAGCCCGCTCGAAACTGCCGGACGTCGGCACCACCATTTTTACCGTGATCGGCCAGTTGGCCGCGCAACACGATGCCTTGAACCTGTCGCAGGGCGCGCCGAATTTCGCGCCGGACCCGAAGCTCGTCGAAGGCGTCGCGCAGGCGATGCGCGCAGGTCATAACCAGTACGCGCCGATGGCCGGCATCGGCGCGCTGCGCGAAGCGCTCGCCGACAAGGTCGAAACGCTGTACGGCGTGCGCTACGATCCGGCCAGCGAAGTGACCGTGCTCGCGAGCGCGAGCGAGGGGCTCTATTCGACGATCAGCGCGCTCGTGCATCCAGGCGACGAAGTGATCTATTTCGAACCGTCGTTCGACAGCTACGGCCCGATCGTGCGCTTGCAGGGCGCGACGCCGGTCGCGATCAAGCTGTCGCTCGATCACTTCCGCGTGAACTGGGACGAAGTTGCCGCCGCGATCACGCCGAAGACGCGCATGATCATCGTCAACACGCCGCACAATCCGACCGCGACGATTTTTGGCGACGCCGATATCGAGCGGCTCAAAGCGATCACGCGCAACACCGACATCGTGATTCTGTCCGACGAGGTCTACGAGCACGTCGTGTTCGACGGCGCGAAGCATCAGAGCATGGCGTGCCATCGCGAGCTCGCGGAGCGCAGTGTGATCGTCTCATCGTTCGGCAAGTCGTATCACGTGACCGGCTGGCGTGTCGGCTATTGCCTCGCGCCCGCCGCGCTGATGGACGAGATCCGCAAGGTTCACCAGTTCATGGTGTTCTCCGCCGATACGCCGATGCAGCACGCGTTCGTCGACGCATTGGCCAATCGCGACAGCTATCTCGGCCTGTCGGACTTCTATCAGAAGAAGCGCGATCTGCTCGCGTATGCGCTGCGCGAATCGCGCTTCGAGCTGTTGCCGAGCGAAGGCAGCTTCTTTATGCTCGCGCGGTTCCGCGGCTTTTCCGATGAAAGCGACAGTGATTTCGTGCTGCGCCTGATCCGCGATGCGCGCGTCGCGACGATTCCGTTGTCGGCGTTCTATACCGACGGCACGGATTCCGGGCTGATTCGCCTGAGTTTCTCGAAGGACGACGCGACGCTCATCGAAGGCGCGCGGCGTTTGTGCGAGATCTGA
- a CDS encoding ABC transporter substrate-binding protein, with the protein MKLLNCLLALACAGASLATASAASAADTTTLRFGLEAQYPPFESKGPNGELQGLDIDVGNAVCAAAHMTCKWVETSFDGLIPALQGRKFDAINSAMNATEQRRQAIDFTTVVYRVPSQLIARRDSGLLPTPASLKGKRVGVLQGSIQETFAKVHWEPLGVIVLSYQDQNQVYADLGAGRLDGTLVLAPAGQTGFLSKPDGKDYAFVGQPVRDDKILGSGIAYGIRKGDTALRDQLNAAIAKVQADGTVKTLAAKYLGNIDVSAK; encoded by the coding sequence ATGAAGTTGCTCAACTGCCTGTTGGCGCTGGCCTGCGCAGGCGCGTCGCTCGCAACAGCGTCCGCCGCAAGCGCCGCCGATACCACGACGCTGCGTTTCGGCCTCGAAGCGCAGTATCCGCCGTTCGAGTCTAAAGGGCCGAACGGCGAACTGCAGGGGCTCGATATCGACGTGGGCAATGCGGTCTGCGCGGCCGCGCATATGACGTGCAAGTGGGTCGAAACCTCGTTCGACGGCCTGATCCCCGCACTGCAAGGGCGCAAATTCGATGCGATCAATTCGGCGATGAACGCGACCGAACAGCGTCGCCAGGCGATCGACTTCACGACGGTCGTCTATCGCGTGCCGTCGCAGCTGATCGCGCGGCGCGACAGCGGTCTGCTGCCGACGCCCGCGTCGCTGAAGGGCAAGCGCGTCGGCGTGCTGCAAGGGTCGATCCAGGAGACCTTCGCAAAGGTGCATTGGGAACCGCTCGGCGTGATCGTGCTGTCGTATCAGGATCAGAACCAGGTCTACGCCGATCTGGGCGCGGGCCGTCTCGATGGCACGCTGGTGCTCGCGCCCGCCGGACAAACGGGGTTTCTGTCGAAGCCCGACGGCAAGGACTACGCTTTCGTCGGCCAACCGGTGCGCGACGACAAGATTCTCGGCAGCGGCATCGCATACGGTATTCGCAAGGGCGACACTGCGCTGCGCGATCAGTTGAACGCCGCGATCGCAAAGGTGCAAGCCGATGGCACCGTGAAGACGTTGGCCGCGAAATACCTCGGCAATATCGACGTGAGCGCGAAGTAG